The Ictalurus punctatus breed USDA103 chromosome 28, Coco_2.0, whole genome shotgun sequence DNA window GATTCCCGTGTGTctgaaaacttactgactgttacaaaggcACTGGAGACTTCGCctatgaatgttaaataaaacatctcCCTGTGTATTAGCTGTTACTATGAAAACCGATAATGTATTGGAATGAGTGATAATGCAAACCTGCGATTCgtattacagctggaactactgtcagagccgctgttatggaaaactaatcaacacctattgaccagtcagattcaaggattcaacagcactgtggtataaattagGCTTGAAGTGTTAAGAGGTGTTGCGTGGAAATAGATGCTAACCCGAGTGTGAGGGAAGTGGGAGCCCACCCCCAGACCAGAGGGGGAGCCAGGGGAAGGCACAGGCGAGGTGTTAGGGGAAGCGTGAAGGTTTCCGGTGATCAGCATCATATCATGCTCAATATCTTTCTCCAGGTCGTCCGTGAACGGCAAGCCAAATATATCATCTAGAAGGGTTAGAGGGGAAAAGAAGGGTTGTGAGTCATCCTGTAGGTGGACAGTTCCTTCTGCAGGTAGCATTACAGAGTGCAGGTTTTATAGTTAAATCTGTCCGATGGTAACACATATTATTTGCAGGGAGATAATAAATAGCATGGTAGGTAGatatttattgatttgaatGGTTTTACATAAAAGGTTTTTTATGTACCTGGGTTGTCCTCAGTAGGGTAGGAACTCGGGGCCACTTGCGTGGTGGAGGAAGTGGGAAAGACCAGGATGTGGGTGCAGGAAGCATCCTGTGGGGTGTTGAGCTGAGACGTCTGCAGGTTGAGAGCTGTGCTGCGGCCAAACACTGAACCCATAGTCACAGCATCTGCAAACACACGAGAATTCAGAAGAGAACTGTCGAGGACAGGAGTATCGCGTCACTGGATGGAGAATCACTAAACACTGCTTCAATAAAGAATATGGTGAGGTCTAATGCAGATGTCTTTTGCTTTAGAAAAAGGTACTGGATTTAAAGACTGGATATGTGTTTTGACGCAACAACAAAGCGAGCgggttttatttaaacagatcGAGTTCCACTCAAGAAATACCTCATGGATACTAGAGTTCATTATGGACACCTTTACAGACGGTATTTTGTTTGCTGCTTACTATTCAagaaaaactcattaaaaaaagaagaacaaaacatGGACAACTAGACTGAATCTCAAACTGAGAATCACTCAGTAGATCTCTTTAATATAAAACCAGTCactgtgattgttttttttaagaagttCACAGGGCCTAGTGCCACACTATGTAAACGTTCTAGCTCCATCACTGATTGCCAGATAAATACGTGtagaaaatgtacatttaaaaatcagcCTGTTCATCATGCAATCTCCAAGTGAAGCAGCTCTTACCTGGCATGACCACAAAGGACCCCTGGGGCTCCATGGAGACCAGGCAGGCACTGAGGATGGACGGGGAATCGGTGGCTGAAATGCCACACATGCGACATGCCTCACGCAGCTGCCTGCTAATCGAGTGTAGAGAGTGTTCTCCCAGCAACAGACTCCAGTCTGACGTGAGAGACAGAGATCAAGGTTAAGCACTAACAGTCTACTCGCAATTATTAGATAAACATTGACAGCACAATTAACTGTAATGCGATTTAGACCATGGAACGGACTTTCAGAAGCTGGGGGCCAAAATATTATAACGGTGAGTCTATTTTAAGAAACCATCACTAGTACCGGAGAACCTGAGCATGTAAGCTGGAGGGTAAGGATATTGTAGCTCTCTCTGTGAGAGGCAAAACAGTGCCATAACAGGAGCTTATATTTAGGCAACTAGTGTAACTGGAGAACAGGAAACAAGTACAAACATGCAAGTTAAGACTTTAcaaagaaacacagaaacaaCAGGGTATAAACAGACAAACTAATTAAGAgctaacacaaaacaggtgaacacaatgtGATAACAAACCACTGACAGGCCATGGAAGGAGACAGGATTAGAACAAGAACAAATTCACATGTCAAAACAAGACACAGGTCCGAGCATCATCAATAAAAGAGTTTAAGCTAAGACCAAGTGTCTGCTCAAGGTGGTAGAATAAATACGTGGAGACCAACAGCCAATACTTGAGGGATACCATCATTGTAACCGCAACAGTTATATACAAGACATGACCACTAGCTGAAACTTTGCTACAGAAGCACAGACCTTTTAGCTCGCCGTGACCTAATCGACCCAAGCGCCCGATCACAATCCTCCAAGGAATTGCTGTCATTTGGATGATACCAATGCACCACTCCCACAGTTTCTGCAGGCCTATTTTGCGTGGGGAAAACTTGGGACGACGAGACCTGCATGCCAAAAATCTTGGGTTAATTCTCTTAATTTACAATAACCATCATAATTAATGGAGCTTGCAGCAGGCCCTACCTGTTGGGGACATCAATGTTGATAATGCAGGTCTCTAGGAGCTCCCCCTGCTGATCAGTGCAAGAAACAAGGATCCAGCGCTGGTCATGGGACAGGCAGTACCCCACAAAGAGCACGTTGTAGCGTGTGGTAGCTTCCTCCCCTACTTCTGGTTGCTTAGTGCGCAGGGGGGCCAGGACAAACGGAGGAGAGTACACTTGCATAGAGCTGGGGTTCTGCCAAGGACAAAGCCCATTAGGTTTATTTACTTAAGCAGTAAAGTGATAAGAGGATACTTGGTGCTGTGCTAAAccacaaacattttttgtacagaaatatgaacatttttgtaTGAAAACCCTGAAAATTGTCATTTGAAGCAGGTTTCTCAAGCTTAAGTGGTCTATGAGAGAGAACGGCAACGTTTTTACATTCAGCAGTTTTAGATTTACCTCCACACTCTTGAATAATGAGTCAATGGTGGCAGCCGGACCAAAGCCTGTGAGGGATTTGATGTGCGTCTGTGTAGGAAGCCGGCGTCTGCACTGCGAGTGGGCAGAGAAAGCCAGAGACCGCAGGTGCTGCAGGTACAGAGGACTCTCACCACTGGCCGGCTGTAACAGGTACTGACACGGCACCACCTAAAATCCAGCAAATTTGATGAATCATTTTCTAATTTTACTTCCATTTTTAGGCgaaaaccattaaaaacaattattgtCAACCTAATTTTATCCAAACCATGCCTGCCCATGATAACAATATAGTGTATGTGGAATATCGAAGTATGTCGAGTAACCAATAATTGGCATATCCTTAAACTTAATATATGGATGATTTCCTGTATCCTGACCTGTAGAACCAGCGCTGGCTGTATGTTCTCTGGCAGCACGCTCAGCATATCTGTGTAGCAGCGCAGAAGCGCCAGCAACCACATACTGCGTGACTCCACCTCTTCTgcttcctcttcctcccctgACCCCACCCCTGAGCCTGAGCACAAAAAGGGGTCCACCAGGTACAGCACTATAGCTGGAGGGTAGGCGTGGCTATCCGCGGACTGTGCTGCCGTGGGAATGCCGATTCGCTCTCGCTCTGCTAAGCTATTAGGAAAAGATTCAGTGCCTCTGTTTATACATTGATACATTATTGATACTTTAATTCAAGCCAAAATCATCTTGCAATATACACCTTGGATAGACATAGTGAGAAGATCAGAGGTCACCTAGTaagttttattcattatttattaaatgcaatggagaaatacagtatgtatgctCACCTCTCGGCGCTCTCTGTCGGATGGCTCTGCTGGATTGGCGTTGTGTTAGGGACACTTTGTAAGGTATCTGCACCTTCTGTGCTGGCCTGGCCTGTGCTAGTACTCGTAGATGTGGGAGTGTTTCCTGATCCAGGgactcctgctgctgctgctgttgctgatGTTTCTCCTTCGGGGGCCCCGGAGCCGGGGTTCAGCTGAGTGGAAGGGGCAGGAGCTGAGCTAGGTTGAGGCTTCGGGGGCAGGAGAAGACTGCTGTCTAATGACAGAGCTGAAAGCTGTGGGGCTGGAAAATGAACAGTAAGTTGAAAACATCATGTAGATTAAGATAAGGTTAGACAGTTTTAGATGTACTACCACTGCTGGCTTTCTTGAACAAGCTAAAGATCAACTGCTATTTAGGGATAATTACAATTTGGTCACTTGCCAAGTCCTGCCCACTAGCCAGCTGTCCCCTATCATATAACACCTACCAACTGGAGAGGGTAAAGACTAACAGGTGCTTCCTCTGaaacacatgaagccagccaaccacaaCTTTTAGAACTGCTGCTtatgctgtgtcacagggcagcatgACACACTTAGAGGGCTATCTggggagagagtatgccatccctcaaAACCCAGAGaacatggccaattttgctcccttgacTCACTCCCAAAGTTCGTTGTTGCATTGTCTGCATCTGAACTAGCAATCTCTTGACCACAGGGCGACTGTTTTCTGTTGCGCCCCAATAGTCATTTTTAGATATCTTGTAGTAGCAAGTCAAAGCCACTGGCCACTGGACATTACTAGGCATTACTACTTTAAACTAAATTCACCATGGGCACTTAGTTACAGTATGGCTCACTTGGCAATTCAAATAATGACAAAATATGATGATTTGATACTAAACACTGCATTTGACAGTTTTGCTATATCCCCATGGCTCCACTCTTGATGTAGCTCTAGAAACAAGCTGCTGAGATATACTTACCTAATTTCTGTTTGCAGGTTTGGGCGTAGAGCTTGAGTTTGCTTAGATGATCCTCTCGGTATTGACCTGCCCATGGCCCTGTCATCCACTCATCCACCTCTCGTCCATTCTCCTCCAGCTTTTCAGATTCCATTGCCCCTACTGGTACTATGCCATCCCTGGACATCCGGGCCAGCGGATGGTGCTTCCCCAACCGACATGACTGAAATACAAGCAGGAAAACATGGGGAAATGATGGGAAAGTATATTACTGCAAGAGATCGCATCATATGATTTGTCTGAGAAATACTTAAAGATACCATGTCTCTAATACCTCATAGACAGCACTGAGCTCCTGAAAAAACGTTCTGGCTCCAGTAAGCAGGATGTCATTATCGGGGCAGAGGACCAGGAACGCAACATCCCTCTGACCCCCATAGGGCTCCAGAAGCAACTTCTCCCAAAAGGGCAGAGCCAGAGGGGACAGGGCCAGGAAATCTCGGTCATACCCCAACAGCAGTGTAGGAATGGGGAGCGGCTCTGGAGATTCCTCCGAACCTAGGGGTCCAAgcacatatttacaaaaactcGATTCAATTATAAGGAAGATTACTGGTCACTTTGGGAGGGATGATGAAAGTCTATGTGAAACAACAGGTCATCAAGTACTTTTCATAGTTTTATGCATACCATTCTTTTTTCCACATACAGACGATccatcatggaaaacacaccaGACTCACCGTAGGAACCTCGTCCAGCCATTTTGTGGAACTGTTGCCATGTGAGTGGGCCCTGCACGTGCTGTATGTTTTCCCAGGTCCGGCCAGTGCGCTTCTTCTGAATGGCATCTTGCAGGAAGGGCTGCAGAGATAGCAGCATGCGTACTACGTCCTGAGAGGACAGCATGCTGATATCCAACACTGTGGcaccaaaaggaaaaaaaaagctgcatcACAGAATCACAATGACAATATTTTATACATAGTACAGGAACAGGAAGCTACTTGGGATTCAGCCTCAGTGCGACTTAAGACAAGATAAttcacaaagacatgcatattaaaaaaaatgtcaaatgaagCTAAATAGTAGTGACAAGAAAACACCGCTGTGAGTAAATAACTCAAAACAAATCTaaattttctgtcatttatgcgataaaaaaatgcaaagtgCAGAACTCCTGCTAATGCATAGGCCAGTGTCAAAGCTCAGTTTTGATGTTTTGCATGTGACTACCGAATTCAAGAGAAGTTCATAAGAGAATCATGGTGCATCTATGAATGGgtattttacattcattcattcattcattcagcttcagTAACTGCTATATCCTGGTTGTAGTGGATCTAGAagttatcctgggaacacttgTTGTGAGAGGAAATACACTCCAGTTGAGATGAAACAGATATTTTTCCTGTCTCTATTGGTTAACACTAAGCCAGCAATGTCGACTGCAGTACGTTGGTGAGACTGAGTATTTACCATTCGTGTGAGGCCAGGAGTGTAGGGCACTGCTCCTCACTAAAGCCTGCTCCACCTTCCCACCAGCTGCATTGTCCACATACTGCAGCCCCTGCACCAGAGCGTTGTAACACTCCACACATGCATCACTACCGTCCGCCCACAGCCGATCGGCTACCCAGCTCTGCAACAGTGCCCTCTGCCTGCTACGGCAAGAACAAGCAGCAGGACTATGTAGTGATGCCACAGACAAGATAGGCTGGGAACACTGCTCCTGTATCAGTTCTAACACCTCCATTGGCGTCTGCTCCTGGGCCCGCTTCCCACCAGTAGGCGTGTCCCTCCTGCCCAGTGCCAACCTCCTCTCAGCTGCCCGTCCCGCCTCTGAGCCGCGTCCAAAGATATCTAGCTCATCCTCAAGGAAGAGTCCGGCACCGTGCGCCAAACGTCGGTTAGCGATGGCACTGAAGCCACACATACACCGATACTGATCCTCACGGGTGGAGTCAGGGATATAAATACCCACATCAGCACCCTTCACGTTCATATTGCAAGCACAGATGCAACAGCTGTCAAAGCTGCGGTCCTTGAATACATCCAGGACAGAATCAGAGAGGAGCAGGATGACGTAGAGGCTGTGCGCTTCGGGCAAAACCGGCCCTGACGCCAGTGGCTCCACCGAGCTTAGGGGTAGGCCGGTGGACGGTGTGGAAATGGGCGAGCTCAGCTCTGTACCGTCCTGCTTGATCGAGCCCTGCCCACTGGCAGTGCCTACACCACGTGGGGTGCGCGGGGTTCTCGGGGTAGGGACGGAGAAACGGGGTGTCGCTGGTGAAGGCAAGACTCCACCTGCTGTGCCAACAGAGGCGGTACCAGTACTCATCTGGGCATAGTCTTGGTCCTGCAGAGCGCCGATGCTTGGAACATTACTGTAGAGGAAGgcaagagaaaagagagatgtTATGACAGACCTGATGCACCCTGGACAGAtgtgatgatggtgtagatATTTGCCATCAAAATGTTTATGCGGTTCAGCAAACTTACACATAGCCATCTCGTACAAAAGGAGCCTGGCTCGGGAGGCAGTAGGGCTCCATCTTGGGAAGCATGGACCATGAGGGTCTGTAGTAGCACTGCTCAGGGATCTTCAGTGGGGGAAGACACTGGCTGGGTAATGTCCGGAGGGGAGCAAACATGGAACAACCCATCTGTGGCTGGACGGAGAGAGGACATGGTGTAAAAAGAGGTAAGTAACATAAATAACAGTCTTGATAGTCCGACAGTGACTTTGAAAAAATCAATGACTATTAATAACATCTTCTaaggtctgtttatttattatatggGTTTATGGCACAGGGCtgatgaattctcaattctgattggtcagaaggtgttcctTAATTTTCACAGTAGttcagctgcaaggcaaatcacaagtATATagtaatgtgcttgttctaatatgttatcatttctgtagtaacaactgAGTCACaaagacttgtatggcagacaacCACATAATCATATAACTTAATTAAAAaacgtgttgttatttaacaacaacaacgttttcggtaaggagatgtttatttaacatttatggaaggagtcaccAGTGTCAGTGTGATATTAATGGAATAAAACTTTTTCAGAAATAATCCCATCAAGTCCCATCATGCTTTGTTCCTTACACGTAATTCCTAGGATGCACGGTTCATTAAAAGACCGTAAAGGAGTGTATAAAggtatggttttttttttaatccgtcAAGGCTGTATACACACCCGTATGTCCTCTGCTTTGGGGCTTGTCATGCTCTCATCCATCTCAGACCTGTAGTCATTAAGctgattgtttgtgtgtgtgttgaggggaTGCTCGTGTCCTGCCGAGGGTGCTGGGGTTTCTTGGCTGGGGGTGTCTCGGTAGGTTGTGATTGGAGAGAACGCTGGGTGCTGCTCCAGAGATGGAGGAGTGGGGAACATCCGCTGAAGCTCTGCTACTGCTGAGATGAGTAAGACAGAGCGTGAGAGAGTATAagtcaagaaaaagaaaaagaactcTTCACAAGTCTGCACATGTCCACTCCTTATACTGTATTCTATACGGGCTTTTCAGAAATTTAGACTTAATTCCTAAAATAGTGGTTAAAGGAGTTATTGTGTCGTTTCCAAATTCAGGTTTTCATCGATAAATATTATAGATTTGATATCtatgtacgtatatatatatatataaattcgaAGGTAGTTACCGTAAACTACCATATATATGTGCACTCTGGTTTCAACCTCAGCTGGCTTGACTTCGGTCTGAAACGTGGTGTAAAATCAACACCTGTGTGCTGCGCTTGATGGAACTCACACTCACTTCTGAAAACTATTCAGAAGCATGCCGTGCGTTGTGCTGGCAGTGGCGTAACCAGAAATAAATTTCAGTGGGATGAGATatacaaaaatgatcaaatattcaaaataaaacaatcatgtaatatataaaataaaataaaataaaataataaatgttttcctGATCCCTACAATTAAATTGGTCAGCGTGACATGGGATGTCCGGTAGAAGTCGGAGTGGCGATGACACGAATTTGTTATACAATCATTTAAGGCTATTTACTGTCAAACGATCTTTCCATATTAATAACGCTGCCGTTAATAACCTTTATGATAATTCCACTGAAAAACATTAAGATGTTAATAATAGGGGAAAGTTTACaccttatattatattataaatcctATTCTACGTTTCTTTTGCAGTAAAGTCCAGCAGTCTACTTCACCGGCTCTTGCCTTCATTGCTCTGAGTGTACGGTTTAGTTGTCTGGCAAGTagctttcaaacagaaacaggaaaaatgcatCAACCCAAATGGCtaatcctgttttttttccacacagcaGCTGGTATCCAATAAAATGTCACGAAGCAAAGAAATGCattcatgaaaagaaaaacttttatCGTAGTCAATCCTGTATTGGGATATGTCAATATGTATTGTGGCTTTAGTCTTATCATATCATGCCTATACGGtacaacaacaccaacacaaaaaaaaaagatctccaaacATGACATACTTGAGGGATATGGCACTGCTACTCTCCCATCAATCCCCAGGGGGCGCTCTTCAGCTCCTGGCACCACAGTCTTGGATGGCTGCTGATGATTAGGAAAAGTGGTCTGAAAAGAAGATAAATTGGGACAGGTTTAACAATCTTCCAGCCTTTCTATAAATCACATATGGGGcattgtaaaatatttatttgatcaGACTTCAACTCCAAAAACAAAGCTACAAAACAGCACTTACAGTGAAATGTAGTAGTAGCTTGAAGAGgattattaaaaagaaataacagCATAAATCATACCTCATTTAAACTGTGTAGAATGTaactgtaaccataacaaccCAAACTGTCATGTCATGAGTAATTGTTAAGTCTGTGTCTAGTGTCAACATCTCCCGAACTTTCCGCCTACAGCTCCCATGATAATCAACTCATGACCTCATGATCACATGATTTCACAGTCAAGCTCCTAAACTACTTCGATATAGTTAACGCTAATAAATAGCTGATTTTGTTAGTGCCTATTTATTTTAGGGTCCTACAGTATTGATGCACTAAGCAGTCACTCACCCCCAGatcatcttcctcctccccAAAGATGTTTTCCAAGTCAGATATGAGCACGATCAAATCTTTCTCCCTGGTCAGAGGCGGGTTGGCCTTTCCACCAGACTCGTCTTGAGCCAATTCCTCTGCTGGAACAAGACAGCATTCAATGAGAGTGTCTGCAGCTCGTGAATTATGCATGGATGATTCGCAGACTGCAGACTCACCAAATTTGGGAGCGGAGCTGAAAATGGACATGGCGTCTTTCCCTTCAGGGACTGCACTGTTGCCATTGACCTCCTCTCccttagaaacacacacacacattcaagctATCCAAACTTTGACGAATAAAAAATGCATACCTGGGTCAATACATTAGAAATGTCTAGTATGGCATAAAAATTGCACAGAATAtagtacagtgtatatataaagtgcaacatactgtatatagttttaACCTTTTCCATCCTACATTAAAACCTGTCTGCTTTTCTTTGTCGTCTTTGGTGTTTTGCATCTTATTGTGACTTATGACAGTAAAATTAAGAATTTTATATATGACCAGATTCAGGAAAACCCCATGCTGTAAAGCCTGTGTTAAAATGTTTTAGGAGATAagagtattttaaaaaagaccAAATTATTGGTTCTTATTTCATTTTGCTTTCATTAATGAATGTATCTCATTTCTTGTCACTAAATATGTCACCTACAAAGATTGTGAATTAATGTGATTTGCTGTATTTACTATACCATGTTGCAGGTGgtacaaattttttaaaaatgacaaaataatttaaaaatggtacaCGCTGATGCTTGCTAGTTGTATAAAATAATCATAGGCgtcaataataaatgtaaacttcAAATCTACCTAAAGTCTGTTCTACATAATAAACATTAAGATCTTCTCAATTAATACAAAGTAAAGACTTTTCGGTATAACATCATAAGTATGAAATCTTTTAACATTTTAGCGCTAGAGATGGAAACATGCTAGTCACGGATGTTTCAGCTCTGatctgccccctagtggacataatttttaacaaaagtatGTAAACAAATCTGCTAGCAATAGCTACTCACCAAATATAACACTGACTCacacttaaataaaacatcTTTGGACCTTTTTTGcgtgtacatatttatttttctatataCGTTTCTATTATTGTTCAACTAAAGGTCTACATCGTAATCCTTGTCTTACGCCACAAACACACCGCCTGACCTTTGATTTCCGACTGGGATCTCGGCTCTTCAGTCTTTTGGTTGTGGGGAAGCTGTACTCGATGTCCCCTTCCTTAAAGTCGTAGGGATCTTCGCCAGCTTCCCCAAGCCCTTCGACTCCCGGCTGCTGCAGGAATCCCAGAGTGCTCATGTGCTCCTGGAGCCGCTCTTCTGAGATCTTAAACCTCTTGTGCGTCTGTGCAAAAAAACTGGCGACAAAAACAAGGTCACTTATACCTGCAGATCTAAGTAAGCACTAAGAACTAAGTcatgtctgtgtatatatatacatacctCTTCAAGGCAGttccttcaccctcagctttaATCTCCACCATATCATAGGGTAATTCTGGTGGCTTCAACTCAGCTTTGTCTACCCTGGGAGTCCTGTAACTCTTCCACCAGCCCCCATTGGCTTCTCTGGGTACTAGAGAGGCTGTATACAGAGCAGTGTCACTCATTTCCGGGGCTGTAGGCAGAGAAGTACCCTCTAGGCATTGGGAAACATCCATGGGCGCCTCCATAACCTCAGGGTCCTGCACCCTAGGGTGTGGGCTTAGTGTAGGTGGTAGTGGTGATACTGGAGAATGGAGGAGAGACTCAGGCCCTTTCCTGCCAGTGAACATGGGCTTAGGGTACTTGCAGCCAGGCAAGGTATCCAGAGAAGTGTCCAAGGCCGCGAGTACCAGTTGAGGTCCGGGAGGTGCGTCCTGCTCCGGGCATGGCTGCTGGTCTACAGAGAGGCGGTGGTGGAAGGGGGTTATGGCTGACCGTTTGGACACCTTGTCAGACTTGTCTGCTTTGTCGGCAGTCTTGCTTTTAGGTGTTGAAGGTGGGGGTAAAGAGGAGGATAAGGAAGAAGAGCTGGAAGAGGAAGAGGGATTGGTACTGGGCTGGGAATTGGCAGAGAAGCCGTTtgtttgctgctgctgcttcgaTTGCTGCCTCATCCttcaagagggaaaaaaaaaaaaaaggagtaagcCAAACAGTCGTCATGGTGTACAAATCTTCACCGATATGCAATGGAGACATACTGTATGAAATCTATAGAGCAACTCATCTCTTTATTAACAGACTTGCAAAAAAAGATGGCCTTATTGGAAGGGTTGCACAAAAGATTTCCTGATGGCAACCCATAAAACAGCCATGATGCTTTGAGAGTGTTTCGTAGTCAGTTGTCCAGCGCTCTTGTGAAGactaataacattaataattatgcGGAAGAATATTATAGCTGCAGACCTGGTTggctctgccaggaggttaaaaCTTGGCCATAGCTTTTTACACAAGATAATTACAccaatcaacacaaaaatggttgtGGGACACAATATATATCAAGTAtcttgctgatctcctgaaacAGTACACCTCATTACGAGCACTTCACTCAGTTGTGCACTTCACTCAGTGGATCACTCACAGATCAGCTGGTGGAAGAGGCTTTTCTTCTGGACTCTGGAATAGTGTTCCACAGTGCACAAAATGCCATGctttaatcatttaatcatcTATATCTAAAGCAGTGCTATTGTTA harbors:
- the LOC108260070 gene encoding mediator of RNA polymerase II transcription subunit 13-like isoform X1, which codes for MTTAANWVANGASLEDCHSNLFSLAELTGIKWRCYNFRGGGEYGPVISAPAQDDPVLCSFTRCVQANLLCVWRRKLKPDAKELWIFWWGDEPNLSDIIHHELEVVEEGLWECGLSYECRTLLFKAVHNLLERCLMDKDFVRIGKWFVKPYELEEKHLGASSSEHLSCSFSFFLHGESNVCTSVEISQHQPVYHITEEHVRLAQTSSSPIQVILSPYGLGGTLTGQVFKMSDPAVRKLIEEWSYFYPMVLKHSRGEQDSNLSYDPHSHVALEVIVGGVRMIYPAAFVLIAQADLPVEQPPPAQGAQSGTRDSSNCGIPLTPPTSPEQPCSGDSGFQTAVSSVSSQESGATHSPKHSEKKLSNQMVHQAWKECYMNQLQRKCNLSNGMVPKKEVTSEVAVWDFTDPGERAPCSCNRMRQQSKQQQQTNGFSANSQPSTNPSSSSSSSSLSSSLPPPSTPKSKTADKADKSDKVSKRSAITPFHHRLSVDQQPCPEQDAPPGPQLVLAALDTSLDTLPGCKYPKPMFTGRKGPESLLHSPVSPLPPTLSPHPRVQDPEVMEAPMDVSQCLEGTSLPTAPEMSDTALYTASLVPREANGGWWKSYRTPRVDKAELKPPELPYDMVEIKAEGEGTALKSFFAQTHKRFKISEERLQEHMSTLGFLQQPGVEGLGEAGEDPYDFKEGDIEYSFPTTKRLKSRDPSRKSKGEEVNGNSAVPEGKDAMSIFSSAPKFAEELAQDESGGKANPPLTREKDLIVLISDLENIFGEEEDDLGTTFPNHQQPSKTVVPGAEERPLGIDGRVAVPYPSTVAELQRMFPTPPSLEQHPAFSPITTYRDTPSQETPAPSAGHEHPLNTHTNNQLNDYRSEMDESMTSPKAEDIRPQMGCSMFAPLRTLPSQCLPPLKIPEQCYYRPSWSMLPKMEPYCLPSQAPFVRDGYVNVPSIGALQDQDYAQMSTGTASVGTAGGVLPSPATPRFSVPTPRTPRTPRGVGTASGQGSIKQDGTELSSPISTPSTGLPLSSVEPLASGPVLPEAHSLYVILLLSDSVLDVFKDRSFDSCCICACNMNVKGADVGIYIPDSTREDQYRCMCGFSAIANRRLAHGAGLFLEDELDIFGRGSEAGRAAERRLALGRRDTPTGGKRAQEQTPMEVLELIQEQCSQPILSVASLHSPAACSCRSRQRALLQSWVADRLWADGSDACVECYNALVQGLQYVDNAAGGKVEQALVRSSALHSWPHTNVLDISMLSSQDVVRMLLSLQPFLQDAIQKKRTGRTWENIQHVQGPLTWQQFHKMAGRGSYGSEESPEPLPIPTLLLGYDRDFLALSPLALPFWEKLLLEPYGGQRDVAFLVLCPDNDILLTGARTFFQELSAVYESCRLGKHHPLARMSRDGIVPVGAMESEKLEENGREVDEWMTGPWAGQYREDHLSKLKLYAQTCKQKLAPQLSALSLDSSLLLPPKPQPSSAPAPSTQLNPGSGAPEGETSATAAAAGVPGSGNTPTSTSTSTGQASTEGADTLQSVPNTTPIQQSHPTESAESLAERERIGIPTAAQSADSHAYPPAIVLYLVDPFLCSGSGVGSGEEEEAEEVESRSMWLLALLRCYTDMLSVLPENIQPALVLQVVPCQYLLQPASGESPLYLQHLRSLAFSAHSQCRRRLPTQTHIKSLTGFGPAATIDSLFKSVENPSSMQVYSPPFVLAPLRTKQPEVGEEATTRYNVLFVGYCLSHDQRWILVSCTDQQGELLETCIINIDVPNRSRRPKFSPRKIGLQKLWEWCIGIIQMTAIPWRIVIGRLGRLGHGELKDWSLLLGEHSLHSISRQLREACRMCGISATDSPSILSACLVSMEPQGSFVVMPDAVTMGSVFGRSTALNLQTSQLNTPQDASCTHILVFPTSSTTQVAPSSYPTEDNPDDIFGLPFTDDLEKDIEHDMMLITGNLHASPNTSPVPSPGSPSGLGVGSHFPHTRSQGERLLSREAPEELKQQPLALGYYVSTAQAEGLPHWFWASCPQAQNQCPLFLKASLHHHISIAQTDELVSSKTSQRNPHPLDSKTTSDVLRFVLEQYNALSWLTCSPATQDRRSCLPVHLVILTQMYNAILNIL